The proteins below come from a single Plantactinospora sp. KBS50 genomic window:
- a CDS encoding cellulose binding domain-containing protein, with the protein MRVGRLSRARTAGLVIVSLLVAALGTVVPMALSVPGAVAAASDPYNFANVKIGGGGFVPGIVFSPVQRNLIYARTDIGGMYRWNPSNSSWVPLLDWVGWDNWGYNGVVSIAPSAVNANKVWAAVGMYTNDWDPNNGAILRSSDQGNTWQTTVLPFKLGGNMPGRGMGERLAVDPNNDNVLYFAAPSGKGLWRSTDGGVTWGQVTSFPNPGNYVALPGDSYQGDNQGDVWVQFDKTTGTAGSTSKTIYVGVADKNHPVYRSTDGGATWAPLAGAPTGYLPHKGVLDTVNHYLYIATSDTGGPYDGAKGDVWRYNTTTGAWTQISPIPSSSDDDYFGYSGLTIDRQHPGTIMVATQISWWPDLIMWRSTDSGATWTRIWDWTSYPERSLRYKLDISAAPWLTMGEQPNPPVPSPKLGWMNESVEIDPFDSNHMLYGTGATIYGTNNLTAWDSGGTVTITPVVNGMEETAVLGLISPPSGPPLISALGDLGGFRHDRLDTVPSKMFTQPVFTSTRSIDYAENNPSVIVRAGDFTDADRPNDSHAAFSTDGGANWFQGNEPGGVNEGGTIAAAADGSRFVWAPGDAGQQVVYSVGFGNSWSQSSGVPANAIVASDRVNAMKFYAYSAGKFYVSTNGGASFTATAATGLPTSGNVHFKAVAGHEGDIWLAGGSTTGAYGLWHSTNSGASFTRISAVDEADNIGFGKAAPGQTYPALYAFAKVGGQRGVFRSDDGAASWVRINDDQHQYGNAADAITGDPRIYGRVYFGANGRGIIYGDRISTSTPSVSPTPSQTSASPTPSVSVSPTRSATPTPTPTPSASTPAPSTPPAGAGCTVAYRVTGSWQGGFQGDVTITNTGSSAINGWTLRWTFANGQVINQLWNGSVTQSGAAVTVTNASYNGALAAGGGTANFGFLASLSGSTNATPTSFTLNGAACTAS; encoded by the coding sequence ATGAGAGTCGGACGGCTCAGCCGCGCACGAACGGCGGGGCTCGTGATCGTTTCGCTGCTGGTCGCAGCGCTGGGAACGGTGGTGCCGATGGCGCTGTCCGTGCCCGGGGCGGTGGCCGCGGCATCCGATCCGTACAACTTCGCGAACGTCAAGATCGGCGGCGGAGGCTTCGTACCCGGCATCGTCTTCAGCCCGGTGCAGAGGAACCTGATCTACGCGCGGACCGACATCGGCGGGATGTACCGGTGGAACCCGAGCAACAGCTCCTGGGTGCCCCTGCTGGACTGGGTCGGCTGGGACAACTGGGGCTACAACGGGGTCGTCAGCATCGCACCCAGCGCTGTGAACGCTAACAAGGTGTGGGCCGCGGTCGGTATGTACACCAATGACTGGGACCCGAACAACGGGGCCATCCTGCGCTCCTCGGACCAGGGGAACACATGGCAGACCACGGTGCTGCCGTTCAAGCTCGGCGGCAACATGCCGGGCCGGGGGATGGGCGAGCGGCTGGCGGTCGACCCGAACAACGACAACGTGCTGTACTTCGCCGCGCCCAGCGGAAAGGGCCTGTGGCGCAGCACGGACGGCGGCGTGACCTGGGGGCAGGTGACCAGCTTCCCCAACCCGGGCAACTACGTAGCGCTGCCCGGCGACTCGTACCAGGGTGACAACCAGGGCGACGTGTGGGTGCAGTTCGACAAGACCACCGGCACCGCCGGCAGCACCAGCAAGACGATCTACGTCGGGGTGGCGGACAAGAACCACCCCGTCTACCGCAGCACCGACGGCGGCGCCACCTGGGCACCGCTGGCCGGCGCGCCCACCGGGTACCTGCCGCACAAGGGCGTCCTGGACACGGTCAACCACTACCTGTACATCGCCACCAGCGACACCGGCGGGCCGTACGACGGCGCCAAGGGCGACGTGTGGCGGTACAACACCACGACCGGTGCCTGGACGCAGATCAGCCCGATCCCCTCCAGCAGCGACGACGACTACTTCGGCTACTCGGGTCTGACCATCGACCGGCAGCACCCGGGCACGATCATGGTGGCCACCCAGATCTCCTGGTGGCCCGACCTGATCATGTGGCGCAGCACCGACTCCGGCGCCACCTGGACCCGGATCTGGGACTGGACCAGCTACCCCGAGCGCAGCCTGCGGTACAAGCTCGACATCTCGGCCGCGCCCTGGCTCACCATGGGCGAGCAGCCCAACCCGCCGGTACCCAGCCCGAAGCTCGGCTGGATGAACGAGTCCGTGGAGATCGACCCGTTCGACTCCAACCACATGCTGTACGGCACCGGCGCCACCATCTACGGCACCAACAACCTGACGGCCTGGGACTCCGGTGGGACCGTCACGATCACGCCGGTGGTCAACGGCATGGAGGAGACCGCCGTACTCGGCCTGATCAGCCCGCCGTCCGGGCCGCCGCTGATCAGCGCCCTGGGCGACCTCGGCGGGTTCCGGCACGACAGGCTGGACACCGTACCGTCCAAGATGTTCACCCAGCCGGTCTTCACCTCCACCCGCAGCATCGACTACGCCGAGAACAATCCGAGCGTCATCGTGCGGGCCGGTGACTTCACCGACGCCGACCGGCCCAACGACAGCCACGCGGCGTTCTCCACCGACGGCGGGGCCAACTGGTTCCAGGGCAACGAGCCCGGCGGGGTCAACGAGGGCGGCACCATCGCCGCCGCCGCCGACGGCAGCCGGTTCGTCTGGGCCCCCGGTGACGCGGGCCAGCAGGTCGTCTACTCGGTCGGGTTCGGCAACTCCTGGTCGCAGTCCAGCGGGGTGCCGGCGAACGCGATCGTGGCCTCGGACCGGGTCAACGCCATGAAGTTCTACGCGTACTCCGCCGGCAAGTTCTACGTCAGCACCAACGGCGGGGCGTCGTTCACCGCGACGGCCGCTACCGGGCTGCCGACCAGCGGCAACGTGCACTTCAAGGCGGTCGCCGGGCACGAGGGCGACATCTGGCTGGCCGGTGGATCCACCACCGGTGCGTACGGGCTGTGGCACTCGACCAACTCCGGCGCGTCGTTCACCCGGATCTCCGCGGTGGACGAGGCGGACAACATCGGATTCGGCAAGGCCGCGCCGGGCCAGACGTACCCGGCGCTGTACGCGTTCGCGAAGGTGGGCGGCCAGCGCGGCGTCTTCCGCTCCGACGACGGTGCCGCGAGCTGGGTGCGGATCAACGACGACCAGCACCAGTACGGCAACGCCGCGGACGCCATCACGGGCGACCCGCGGATCTACGGCCGGGTCTACTTCGGCGCCAACGGCCGGGGCATCATCTACGGCGACCGGATCAGCACCAGCACGCCGTCGGTGAGTCCGACGCCGAGCCAGACGAGCGCGAGCCCGACCCCGTCGGTCTCCGTCTCGCCGACCCGCTCGGCCACGCCGACGCCGACGCCCACGCCGTCGGCGAGCACCCCGGCGCCGAGCACCCCGCCCGCGGGCGCGGGCTGCACGGTGGCCTACCGGGTCACCGGATCCTGGCAGGGCGGCTTCCAGGGTGATGTCACCATCACCAACACCGGGTCGAGCGCGATCAACGGCTGGACGCTCCGGTGGACCTTTGCCAACGGGCAGGTCATCAACCAGTTGTGGAACGGCTCGGTCACCCAGTCCGGGGCCGCCGTCACGGTGACCAACGCCAGCTACAACGGCGCCCTCGCCGCCGGTGGCGGCACCGCCAACTTCGGGTTCCTGGCCAGCCTGAGCGGCAGTACCAACGCGACGCCGACGAGCTTCACGCTCAACGGCGCCGCCTGCACCGCGTCCTAG
- a CDS encoding PHB depolymerase family esterase: MSRILRAVLAVLLLPLAVAAAMVMAGPAQAAALTQVTNFGTNPTNLNMYLYVPDNVAARPALLVLVHYCTGTASGIFNGNGHDYVTAADRYKYIIVLPEATRSGGCFDVSTPAALRRDGGSDSTGIMSMVAYTRARYNVDPGRIVVSGFSSGAMMTNVLAAEYPDVFAAGSAFSGVPAGCFATTDGSMWNSQCSGGNVSRTAQQWGDVAHAMYPGYTGGYPRMQLWHGTTDTTLAYPNFGEEIKQWTYLNGVSQTPAFTDHPQSTWTRTRYGNTGTQATVEGVSISGVGHQLPMTGQLAYAISFLGLDGSTPPTTAAPTTAPPTTAPPTTAPPTTAPPTTAPPTTVPPTTAAPTTAPPAGGCRVADVVNAWNNGLTENITVTNTGSSTVNGWSVVFTLPAGQTITGSWNASYAPTSGQVTASNVSYNATIPPGGSVSFGFQATHTGNAAAPTAFTLNGSACTIG; the protein is encoded by the coding sequence ATGAGCAGGATCCTCCGCGCGGTGCTGGCGGTGCTGCTGCTGCCGCTGGCCGTGGCCGCGGCGATGGTGATGGCGGGGCCGGCGCAGGCCGCCGCGCTGACCCAGGTGACAAACTTCGGGACCAACCCGACGAACCTGAACATGTACCTCTACGTGCCGGACAACGTGGCCGCCCGCCCGGCGCTGCTGGTGCTGGTGCACTACTGCACCGGAACGGCCAGCGGCATCTTCAACGGCAACGGGCACGACTACGTGACCGCGGCCGACCGGTACAAGTACATCATCGTGCTGCCCGAGGCCACCCGCAGCGGCGGCTGCTTCGACGTCTCCACGCCGGCGGCGCTGCGTCGGGACGGCGGCAGCGACTCCACCGGAATCATGTCGATGGTCGCCTACACCCGGGCCCGGTACAACGTGGACCCGGGGCGGATCGTGGTCAGCGGGTTCTCCTCCGGGGCCATGATGACCAACGTGCTGGCCGCCGAGTACCCGGACGTGTTCGCCGCCGGTTCGGCGTTCTCCGGGGTGCCGGCGGGCTGCTTCGCCACCACCGACGGGTCGATGTGGAACAGCCAGTGCTCCGGCGGGAACGTCAGCAGGACCGCCCAGCAGTGGGGCGACGTGGCGCACGCGATGTATCCCGGCTACACCGGCGGCTACCCGCGGATGCAGTTGTGGCACGGCACCACGGACACCACACTGGCGTACCCGAACTTCGGTGAAGAGATCAAGCAGTGGACGTACCTGAACGGGGTGAGCCAGACGCCCGCGTTCACCGACCACCCGCAGTCGACCTGGACCCGCACCCGGTACGGCAACACCGGCACCCAGGCCACGGTCGAGGGCGTGAGCATCTCCGGGGTCGGCCACCAGTTGCCGATGACCGGGCAGCTCGCGTACGCGATCTCCTTCCTCGGGCTGGACGGCAGCACGCCGCCCACCACGGCCGCGCCCACGACGGCGCCGCCGACCACCGCCCCACCCACCACCGCGCCGCCCACGACGGCCCCGCCGACGACGGCGCCGCCGACCACCGTGCCGCCGACCACGGCCGCGCCCACGACGGCGCCGCCGGCGGGTGGGTGCCGGGTGGCCGACGTGGTGAACGCCTGGAACAACGGGCTCACCGAGAACATCACCGTCACCAACACCGGCAGCTCGACGGTCAACGGCTGGTCCGTGGTGTTCACCCTGCCCGCCGGCCAGACCATCACCGGCTCGTGGAACGCCAGCTACGCCCCGACCAGCGGACAGGTCACCGCCAGCAACGTCAGCTACAACGCCACGATCCCGCCCGGCGGCTCGGTGTCCTTCGGCTTCCAGGCCACCCACACCGGCAACGCGGCCGCACCCACCGCGTTCACCCTGAACGGCTCCGCCTGCACCATCGGCTGA
- a CDS encoding ABC transporter substrate-binding protein yields MRMSLAPRRAIAVLAAALLAGGMAACGNSDTGSSGDDSKIVLGFSQVGAESGWRTANTTSIKDAASEAGIELKFDDAQQKQENQIKAIRNYIQQKVDVIAFSPVVESGWDTVLKEAKDAGIPVILTDRAVDSADKSLYKTFLGSDFVKEGKAAGDWLVQNSQDATGDVNIVQLEGTTGSAPANDRTKGFAEAIAANPKLKIIASQSGDFTRAGGKQVMEQFLKANPKIDVLFAQNDDMGLGALEAITAAGKVPGKDIKIITIDAVHDGMQALADGKFNFIAECSPLLGPQLMDLVKKVHAGEEVPPRIETEETTFTQDQAKEALPSRKY; encoded by the coding sequence ATGCGAATGTCCCTCGCACCGCGACGTGCCATCGCGGTGCTCGCCGCCGCACTGCTGGCCGGCGGCATGGCCGCGTGCGGCAACAGCGACACCGGCTCGTCCGGCGACGACAGCAAGATCGTCCTCGGGTTCTCCCAGGTCGGTGCGGAAAGCGGCTGGCGTACGGCGAACACCACCTCGATCAAGGACGCGGCCTCCGAGGCCGGGATCGAGCTGAAGTTCGACGACGCGCAGCAGAAGCAGGAGAACCAGATCAAGGCCATCCGCAACTACATCCAGCAGAAGGTCGACGTGATCGCCTTCTCGCCGGTGGTGGAGTCGGGCTGGGACACCGTGCTCAAGGAGGCCAAGGACGCGGGGATCCCGGTGATCCTGACCGACCGCGCGGTGGACTCGGCGGACAAGTCGCTGTACAAGACCTTCCTCGGCTCGGACTTCGTCAAGGAGGGCAAGGCCGCGGGTGACTGGCTGGTCCAGAACAGCCAGGACGCCACCGGCGACGTGAACATCGTCCAGCTTGAGGGCACCACCGGTTCGGCCCCGGCCAACGACCGGACCAAGGGCTTCGCCGAGGCGATCGCCGCCAACCCCAAGCTGAAGATCATCGCGTCGCAGTCCGGCGACTTCACCCGGGCCGGCGGCAAGCAGGTCATGGAGCAGTTCCTGAAGGCCAACCCGAAGATCGACGTGCTGTTCGCGCAGAACGACGACATGGGTCTGGGCGCACTGGAGGCGATCACCGCCGCCGGTAAGGTCCCCGGCAAGGACATCAAGATCATCACGATCGACGCCGTGCACGACGGCATGCAGGCCCTGGCCGACGGCAAGTTCAACTTCATCGCCGAGTGCAGCCCGCTGCTCGGGCCACAGCTGATGGACCTGGTGAAGAAGGTGCACGCCGGCGAGGAGGTGCCGCCCCGGATCGAGACCGAGGAGACCACCTTCACGCAGGACCAGGCAAAGGAAGCATTGCCCAGCCGCAAGTACTGA
- a CDS encoding sugar ABC transporter ATP-binding protein produces MTQSRPVLTMTGINKSFPGVRALQDVDLRLFPGEVHALMGENGAGKSTLIKVLTGVYGIDEGSITLRGDEVSFSSPMQASAAGVSTVYQEVNLCTNLSVAENIFIGREPRRFGAVRWGEMRRRARALLARLELDIDVNAPLGSCSLAVQQMVAIARAIDIQASVLVLDEPTSSLDSGEVAQLFRIMRQLRDEGIAILFVTHFLDQVYAVADRITVLRNGRLVGEYPTNELPQLGLVEKMIGKELDVLERLDGQHGRDATTVAGSVPFLEASELGRKGSVGRFDLSVHAGEVVGLAGLLGSGRTEVARLLFGADRSDHGAVSINGKPTGLRNPVSAIDHGIGFCSENRRAEGIIPELTVRENLILAMQAARGWFRPIARRRQDELAERFIKAMSIRPADPDLPVGNLSGGNQQKVLLARWLITEPRLLILDEPTRGIDIGAKTEIQKLVVQLSDGGMAVLFISAELDEVLRLSHKIAVMRDREMVTQLTNDETVNADRIMQTIAGGARDEQGAQA; encoded by the coding sequence ATGACGCAGAGCCGTCCAGTCCTGACGATGACCGGAATCAACAAGTCGTTCCCGGGCGTGCGGGCACTCCAGGACGTCGATCTCCGCCTCTTCCCGGGTGAGGTACACGCCCTCATGGGCGAGAACGGCGCCGGCAAGTCCACGCTGATCAAGGTGCTGACCGGCGTCTACGGCATCGACGAGGGCAGCATCACGCTGCGCGGCGACGAGGTCTCGTTCAGCAGCCCGATGCAGGCCTCGGCGGCCGGCGTGAGCACGGTCTACCAGGAGGTCAATCTCTGCACCAACCTGTCGGTGGCGGAGAACATCTTCATCGGCCGGGAGCCGCGCCGGTTCGGGGCGGTGCGCTGGGGCGAGATGCGCCGCCGGGCCCGCGCGCTGCTCGCCCGGCTCGAACTCGACATCGACGTGAACGCCCCGCTGGGCAGTTGCTCGCTGGCCGTGCAACAGATGGTCGCGATCGCCCGCGCCATCGACATCCAGGCCAGCGTGCTGGTCCTGGACGAGCCCACCTCCAGCCTGGACAGTGGCGAGGTCGCCCAGCTCTTCCGGATCATGCGCCAGCTCCGCGACGAGGGCATCGCGATCCTGTTCGTCACGCACTTCCTGGACCAGGTGTACGCGGTCGCCGACCGGATCACCGTGTTGCGCAACGGCCGCCTGGTGGGCGAGTACCCGACGAACGAACTGCCCCAGCTCGGCCTGGTCGAGAAGATGATCGGCAAGGAACTGGACGTACTGGAACGGCTCGACGGGCAGCACGGGCGCGACGCGACCACCGTGGCCGGGAGCGTCCCGTTCCTGGAGGCCAGCGAGCTGGGCCGCAAGGGCTCGGTGGGCCGGTTCGACCTGAGCGTGCACGCCGGCGAGGTGGTCGGCCTGGCCGGCCTGCTCGGCTCGGGCCGTACCGAGGTGGCGCGGCTGCTGTTCGGCGCCGACCGGTCGGACCACGGCGCCGTGTCGATCAACGGAAAGCCCACCGGGCTGCGCAACCCGGTCTCGGCCATCGACCACGGGATCGGCTTCTGCTCCGAGAACCGCCGCGCCGAGGGCATCATCCCGGAGCTGACCGTGCGGGAGAACCTCATCCTGGCGATGCAGGCCGCCCGCGGCTGGTTCCGCCCGATCGCCCGGCGCCGCCAGGACGAACTGGCGGAGCGGTTCATCAAGGCGATGAGCATCCGCCCGGCCGACCCCGACCTGCCGGTGGGCAACCTGTCCGGCGGCAACCAGCAGAAGGTGCTGCTGGCCCGCTGGCTGATCACCGAACCACGGCTGCTGATCCTCGACGAACCGACCCGGGGCATCGACATCGGAGCCAAGACGGAGATCCAGAAGCTGGTGGTCCAGCTCTCCGACGGCGGGATGGCGGTGCTGTTCATCTCGGCCGAACTGGACGAGGTGCTGCGGCTCAGCCACAAGATCGCGGTGATGCGGGACCGCGAGATGGTCACCCAGTTGACCAACGACGAGACCGTGAACGCCGATCGGATCATGCAGACGATCGCCGGTGGGGCGCGGGACGAACAGGGGGCGCAGGCATGA
- a CDS encoding acyl-CoA synthetase: MRLLAGLTAPGMDRADAVTVAGRACSGEALLGAAGAVADDLRGVAVVAVLATPSLETVVGVVGGLLAGAAVVPIPPDSGPVERSHLLRDSGAEVLLDTVAAGDSGAGDGGAGDGGAGDGGATDTAAVGAAAGPAVLPVDIGRRSSTAHPEHDPNATALILYTSGTTGAPKGAALSRAAVAAGLDALVDAWRWTPEDVLVHGLPLFHVHGLVLGVLGALRVGCRLVHTGRPTPAGYAAAGGSLYFGVPTVWSRICAQPPAARALRGARLLVSGSAALPIPVFARLRALTGHLPVERYGMTETLITLSGRADGERRAGYVGLPVAGVETRLLAEDGGPVPSDGVSVGELHVRGPMLFDGYWRRPAAAAGRAPQGWFGTGDIATIGPDGWHRIVGRASTDLIKSGGYRIGAGEVENALLAHPAVREVAVVGRPDPDLGERVTAYVVADGVDGPDLTEFVGRQLSHHKRPRRIHFVADLPRNAMGKVQKRLLPEG, from the coding sequence ATGCGACTGCTCGCGGGATTGACCGCACCGGGGATGGATCGGGCCGACGCGGTGACGGTCGCCGGGCGGGCGTGCTCCGGGGAGGCGCTGCTGGGCGCGGCGGGCGCGGTGGCCGACGACCTGCGCGGCGTGGCGGTGGTGGCGGTGCTCGCCACGCCGTCGCTGGAGACGGTGGTCGGGGTGGTCGGCGGATTGCTCGCCGGTGCCGCGGTGGTGCCGATCCCGCCGGACTCCGGTCCCGTCGAGCGGTCGCACCTGCTCCGCGACTCCGGCGCCGAGGTCCTGCTGGACACCGTCGCGGCCGGCGACAGCGGGGCCGGAGACGGCGGCGCGGGAGACGGCGGGGCCGGCGACGGCGGGGCCACGGACACCGCGGCCGTGGGCGCCGCGGCCGGGCCGGCCGTGCTGCCGGTGGACATCGGCCGCCGGTCGTCCACGGCGCATCCGGAGCACGACCCCAACGCGACCGCGTTGATCCTCTATACCAGCGGCACCACCGGCGCGCCCAAGGGCGCCGCGCTGTCCCGGGCGGCGGTGGCGGCGGGCCTCGACGCGCTGGTCGACGCCTGGCGGTGGACGCCGGAGGACGTGCTGGTGCACGGGCTGCCGCTGTTCCACGTACACGGGCTGGTGCTCGGTGTGCTCGGGGCGCTGCGCGTGGGCTGCCGGCTGGTGCACACCGGCCGGCCGACCCCGGCCGGGTACGCCGCCGCCGGCGGGTCGCTGTACTTCGGCGTACCGACGGTGTGGTCCCGGATCTGCGCGCAGCCGCCCGCGGCGCGTGCCCTGCGCGGCGCCCGGCTGCTGGTCTCCGGCAGCGCCGCCCTGCCGATCCCGGTCTTCGCGCGGCTGCGGGCGCTGACCGGCCACCTGCCGGTCGAGCGGTACGGGATGACCGAGACGCTGATCACGCTGAGCGGTCGCGCCGACGGCGAGCGCCGCGCCGGGTACGTCGGGCTGCCCGTGGCGGGCGTCGAGACCCGGCTGCTGGCCGAGGACGGCGGCCCGGTGCCGAGCGACGGCGTGAGCGTGGGCGAGCTGCACGTGCGGGGGCCGATGCTGTTCGACGGCTACTGGCGGCGGCCGGCGGCCGCGGCGGGTCGCGCGCCGCAGGGCTGGTTCGGCACCGGCGACATCGCGACGATCGGGCCGGACGGCTGGCACCGCATCGTGGGTCGCGCCTCGACCGACCTGATCAAGAGCGGCGGCTACCGGATCGGCGCGGGCGAGGTGGAGAACGCCCTGCTGGCCCATCCCGCCGTCCGGGAGGTCGCGGTGGTGGGCCGGCCGGACCCCGACCTCGGCGAGCGGGTGACCGCGTACGTGGTGGCCGACGGTGTCGACGGGCCGGACCTCACCGAGTTCGTGGGCCGGCAGTTGTCCCACCACAAGCGGCCGCGCCGGATCCATTTCGTGGCCGACCTGCCGCGCAATGCGATGGGAAAGGTGCAGAAGCGGCTGCTGCCGGAGGGCTGA
- a CDS encoding L-ribulose-5-phosphate 4-epimerase has protein sequence MTGKSDGTLWRLRETVAGLHSALTRYGLVAWTAGNVSARVPGEDLMVIKPSGVDYDDLSAENMVVCDLSGAVVEGEHSPSSDTAAHAYVYRAMPEVGGVVHTHSSYATAWAACGEAIPCHLTAQADEFGGEIPVGPFALIGGDDIGKGIVATLSGHRSPAVLMRNHGVFTIGRDARAAVKAAVMCEDVARTAYLARTLGQPVPIAPADIDALYDRYQNVYGQRPASTAGS, from the coding sequence ATGACCGGGAAGTCGGACGGGACGCTGTGGCGGCTGCGGGAGACCGTTGCCGGGCTGCACTCCGCGCTGACCCGCTACGGGCTGGTGGCGTGGACCGCGGGCAACGTCTCGGCGCGGGTGCCCGGCGAGGACCTGATGGTCATCAAGCCGAGCGGCGTCGACTACGACGACCTGTCGGCGGAGAACATGGTGGTCTGCGATCTGTCGGGGGCCGTCGTCGAGGGCGAGCACTCGCCGTCCAGCGACACGGCCGCGCACGCGTACGTCTACCGGGCCATGCCCGAGGTCGGCGGCGTCGTGCACACGCACAGCTCGTACGCCACGGCCTGGGCCGCCTGCGGCGAGGCCATCCCCTGTCACCTGACCGCTCAGGCCGACGAGTTCGGTGGCGAGATCCCGGTGGGCCCGTTCGCGCTGATCGGCGGCGACGACATCGGGAAGGGCATCGTCGCCACCCTGTCCGGGCACCGCTCGCCGGCGGTGCTCATGCGTAACCATGGCGTCTTCACCATCGGCCGGGACGCCCGCGCCGCCGTCAAGGCGGCGGTGATGTGTGAGGACGTCGCCCGTACGGCGTACCTGGCCCGCACGCTCGGGCAGCCGGTGCCGATCGCGCCGGCCGACATCGACGCGCTTTACGACCGCTACCAGAACGTCTACGGTCAGCGACCCGCGTCCACGGCGGGTTCCTAG
- the araB gene encoding ribulokinase, which produces MSGLDTPGDRYVIGVDYGTLSGRALVVRVGDGAELGTAVHEYARGVIETALPDRQALPGDWALQDPDDYRDVLRRAVPAAVQAAGIDPERVIGISTDFTACTVLPTLADGTPLCEIPELRSRPHAWVKLWKHHSAQPHADRINALAHERAEPWIGRYGGKISAEWQFAKGLQILQEDPEIYGRAERFIEAADWIVWQLCGVETRNICTAGYKGIRQDGRYPSEEFLAALDPGFTDFVAKLDGPLMPMGERAGGLTAEAAAWTGLPEGIAVAVGNVDAHVTAASAQALEPGHLVAIMGTSTCHVVNGSQLAEVPGMCGVVDGGLSQGAWGYEAGQSGVGDIFGWFVHNAAPSGMASHQRLSELAADQPVGAHGLIALDWWNGNRSVLVNHDLSGLIVGLTLATRPQDIYRALLESTAYGTRMIMEAFVEAGVPITELVMAGGLTANRLLMQIYADVTNRPLSIIGSAQGPALGSAIHAAVAAGAYPDIYAASRAMGRVDREVYQPDPANARAYDALYAEYRTLHDHFGRGGNDVMFRLRAIRNAAARQSAPQGSAPLEVVG; this is translated from the coding sequence ATGAGCGGTCTGGACACACCCGGCGACCGGTACGTGATCGGTGTCGACTACGGCACGCTGTCCGGGCGGGCACTGGTGGTGCGCGTCGGGGACGGTGCCGAGCTGGGGACAGCGGTGCACGAGTACGCGAGGGGTGTCATCGAGACCGCACTGCCCGACCGGCAGGCGCTGCCGGGGGACTGGGCGCTCCAGGATCCCGACGACTACCGGGACGTGCTGCGCCGGGCCGTGCCCGCGGCGGTGCAGGCGGCCGGCATCGACCCGGAACGGGTCATCGGAATCTCCACCGACTTCACCGCCTGCACGGTGCTGCCGACGCTCGCCGACGGCACACCGCTGTGCGAGATCCCCGAGCTGCGGTCCCGGCCGCACGCCTGGGTCAAGCTCTGGAAGCACCACTCCGCCCAGCCGCACGCCGACCGGATCAACGCGCTGGCGCACGAGCGCGCCGAGCCGTGGATCGGCCGGTACGGCGGCAAGATCTCGGCCGAGTGGCAGTTCGCCAAGGGGTTGCAGATCCTCCAGGAGGATCCGGAGATCTACGGGCGCGCCGAGCGGTTCATCGAGGCGGCCGACTGGATCGTCTGGCAGCTGTGCGGGGTGGAGACCCGCAACATCTGCACGGCCGGCTACAAGGGCATCCGGCAGGACGGTCGGTACCCGTCCGAGGAGTTCCTCGCGGCCCTCGACCCCGGCTTCACGGACTTCGTGGCCAAGCTCGACGGCCCGCTGATGCCGATGGGCGAGCGGGCCGGCGGGCTGACCGCCGAGGCCGCGGCCTGGACCGGCCTGCCGGAGGGGATCGCGGTCGCGGTCGGCAACGTCGACGCGCACGTCACCGCGGCCTCCGCGCAGGCCCTGGAGCCCGGGCACCTGGTCGCGATCATGGGCACCTCGACCTGCCACGTGGTGAACGGCAGCCAACTGGCCGAGGTGCCGGGCATGTGCGGCGTGGTGGACGGCGGGCTGAGCCAGGGCGCGTGGGGCTACGAGGCCGGGCAGAGCGGCGTGGGTGACATCTTCGGCTGGTTCGTCCACAACGCGGCGCCCTCCGGCATGGCCTCCCACCAGCGGCTGTCCGAGCTGGCCGCGGACCAGCCGGTCGGGGCGCACGGCCTGATCGCCCTGGACTGGTGGAACGGCAACCGCTCGGTGCTGGTGAACCACGACCTGAGCGGCCTGATCGTCGGCCTGACGCTGGCCACCCGGCCGCAGGACATCTACCGGGCGTTGCTGGAGTCGACGGCGTACGGCACCCGCATGATCATGGAGGCGTTCGTCGAGGCCGGCGTGCCGATCACCGAGCTGGTGATGGCCGGCGGCCTGACCGCCAACCGGCTGCTGATGCAGATCTACGCCGATGTCACCAACCGGCCGTTGAGCATCATCGGGTCGGCCCAGGGGCCGGCGTTGGGGTCGGCGATCCACGCGGCCGTGGCCGCCGGCGCCTATCCGGACATCTACGCCGCGTCGCGGGCGATGGGCCGGGTGGACCGGGAGGTCTACCAGCCGGACCCGGCCAACGCGCGGGCGTACGACGCCCTCTACGCCGAGTACCGCACGCTGCACGACCACTTCGGGCGCGGCGGCAACGACGTCATGTTCCGGCTGCGGGCGATCCGCAACGCCGCCGCCCGGCAGTCCGCCCCGCAGGGTAGCGCCCCATTGGAGGTTGTCGGATGA